The following DNA comes from Planctomycetia bacterium.
CGAGCACCTCGGGGCAGCTGCGCATGTCGAGCCGGTCGAGCATGCCGTTGACGAGCAGCAGGCGGGGACGGCCGGCGATCGCCCGGGCGATCGATAGCCGGGAGATGTCGTTGACCGACAGCGGCAGGCCGTCGGAGGCCAGCGGCGTCGACACGCCTTCGGGCAGGCGGGCGACGGTGTCGGCGAGGCTGACCATCTCCAGCGCCCGGCGGACATCGGCGGCCGAGAGTTCGTCTCGGCCGACGCGGATGTTTTCGGCGACGGTGTCGGCGAAGGTCTCGGACTGGCCGACGTAGGCGACCTGCAGCCGCGTGGCGGCCCGGTCAAGCGAGCGGGCGTCGAGGCCGTCGAATTCGAGGAGCCCCTCGGTGGGCACGCGTAACAGGGCGAGCGTCTCCAGGAGCCAGGTCTTGCCGCTGCCCGACGGGCCAGTGATCGCCACGCGTTCGCCGGGGCCGATCTCAAGGCGACGCATCTCGGCGGCCTCGTGACCGGGCCGCCGGGCACGGACCTCGATGACGACCCGCATCGGGCTGTCGGCCGCGGGGAGGATCTCGCCGCCGGTCCGTTCCAGCGGGAGCTGCTCGATGACTCCCAGCTTGTCGAGCGAGGCCTGGAGGTCATAGAAGGTCTCGATGTACTTCCCGCTCTTGGAGATCGCGGCGAGGACGAGGGCCACGATCAGTTCGCCGGCCACGAGCTGGCCGAGCGTCAGCTGCCGCTGGATCACGAGCCAGCCGCCGAGTCCGAGGAGGATCGTCATCGCCACCGCCTCGAGGAGCAGGGCGAAGAGCGTCTGCCGCCAGACGACGCTGAAGTGCCGGCGGCGGGCCGCCACGTAGGCGTCGGCGAGGTCGTCGGCCCGCTGGTGGGCGAGCTCGCCGCCGCGGCCGAAGCGGAAGGTGTGGGGGCACTTGGCCAGCTCCTCGAGCCAGGCCGCAACGTCGAACTTGGCGTAGCTCTCGGCGATGCTCGTGCGGACGCCGCCAATCCCGAGCACGAAGAACAGGAACAGCACCAGCCCCGCCATCACGGCCGCGAACGTAAGCAGGTAGGGGTGGTAGAAGGCGAGAACGGCGAGGCCGACGAGCGTGATCATCACGACGCCGACGCCATCCACGAGCAGCGTGGCCACCGCCTTCTGCACCGAGGCGACCTCGAAGAAACGGTTGACGATGTCGGTGGGGTTGCGGCCGTCGAAGGCGGCGATCTCGGCCCGGGAAAAGTGGTCGGCGAAGGCGTCGGCCGTGCGCACGAAGAACCGGCGCTGCAGGCATTCGACGACGTACATCTGCATCGCCCGGAGGGCCGCAGAGAGGGCGAGAAACACGAACATCACGCCGGAGAGCACGATCACCGGCCAGAGTTGCACGCCGAAGGCGACCGTGTTGACGAGCGCCTCGATGGCGGCCGGCGCGACGATCGAGAGGATGCCGACGGCGGTGGCGAACAGGGCGACGATCCAGACGTCGTCCCGCTCGAACCGCAGGGCATCGGCGAGTCGCGCCAGCGGCCGCTTGTGCGGGGCGCCGTGAGCGTGGGGTTGGGCCATGGGGATACCGGCGAGGGACCGGGATCATGACGGCCACCGGCGCGGTGGACAACGGCAAAAACCCCGGGAGAGAGGGGCGCCGGGGGCTGGGAAGACGGGGCAAGACGAACGCAACGCCGGTCAACCGGCCAGCGTCTCACCCTTGTTTGGTGACCCAGTCGAGCATTTCCGCGAGGCCCTCGCGGGTCGATTGGGGGTGGCGATAACCGGCGGCGACGAGCTTGTCGGACGGAAACACGCTCGTCTCGCGGATCGCTCGCAGGCGGGCGCTCGTGAGGGGGAAGGATCGGCCGGTGAGGGCCTCGTAGAGGTCGCCGGTGCCGGCGACGACTAAAGCCAGCGTGCCCGGTATCGATCGTGGTCGCGGTGCGTGTGCCAGTTCGGCAATCAGGTGGGCGAGTTCGGACAGCGAAGGCGTTTCACGATCCGAGACGTTGAAGATTTCGCATCCCGGACCATGCTGCTCCGCCGCGAACGCGATCGCTGCAGCGAGGTTCGTACGCGAGACGACGGACTTGCGCGTCTCCCCGCGACCTATCAAACACGGCTTGCCGGCAAGAATCTGGCGGACGAAGGCCGCGAGGTTTGCCTCGTTGCCGGGGCCGTAAACCGGCGCCGGGCGAAGTATGACAGCCTGTCTGGTCGCGTTCTCCGCGGCCCAGCGCTGGATGGCAAGTTCCGCGGCAGCCTTGGAGCGTCCGTACGCGGTGTTTGGTGCAAGCGGGGCGGCCTCGGTCTGGGGTGTCGAGGCGGCAGCGACAGCCTTGATCGTACTCAGATGAACGAATTGTCGCACATTGCGGCGTGCCGCCCACGTGAGCCATTCCTCCGTACCACCGACGTTCACGCGGTAAAAATCGGCCTCATCCGCCGGTGACGGCCGCGGCACATGCTGCTTTACTTCGAGATGGACGACGGTGTCTATTCCGCCGACATCGACCTGAGCGGTGAGCACGTCGGTGCGGGGTGCACCGCGCCATCCGGGCGGCAGGCCGGTCGGGGCAATGCGTCCCGTGGCGACACCGCCGACGTCACGCATGGCAAGAAAATGCAGCAGGCCCCGGCCCACGAAACCGCTGGCCCCGGTGACGAGCACGTTCATCAGCTTTGTTTCACCTGCGCGGTCAGAGCCAGCGTCTCGAGCCAGTCGGCGAACTTCGGATACGTGCGGTCGCGATCGAAGACGGCGACGGCCAGCCGGCGGGCGGCCTGCCGCATGGACAGCAGGCGGCGTCGGTCGGTCGCCAGGCAAGTGATGGCGGCGGCGAGCGAGCTGCCGTCGCCGGCGACATAGTTCACGCCGGCCTCGTGGGTCGCGATCAGGTCGGCGAGTTCGCCGGGAAGCGAGTTGACAAGCGCCAGCCCCGCCGCGGCGTAGTCGCAGGCCTTGTAGGGCACGGCCACGAGCGACTCGGGCTTCACGAGCACGAGGCCCACATCGCAGCCGGCAAGAAGTTTGACGTACTCTTTTCGGTCGAGCAGCCCGTGGACGATCAGTTCACAGCTGCCGCGGGCCGCTGCCGCCGCCGAGCGGAGCATCGGCTCGAGCGGTCCGGTGCCGGCGACGTGCAGCACGGCACGCGTGCCGGCCGCCGACAGGCTGCGGGCCGCGGCCACGAGGGCCTGCAGGTCCTGGCCATTGCCGAGGGATCCGGAGTAGACGCAGCGGATCGGCTCGAATGTCTGCGTCGCGGTCGGGCCGGTGGCGGCGGGCACGGGATCGATGAGCCGCGGCGGTGCCGGAAACTCCTCGACGTAGGCGCCGACGTAGCAGTCATGCCGCGGCAGGTCGGCGCGGGCGTCGCGCAGGGCGACGGCGGCGTAGGTGTGCGTCGCGGCCGACACGCCGTCCGCAGCCGCGAGGACCGCGTCGCGACGGCGAACCATGCCGCCACAGAGCAGTCGGGCCAGCGGCCGGCGGATGAAGTCCGGGCCGGGAATGAGTCGCTCGAACGTCTCCGGCCAGAGGTCCATCAGGTCCACGACGAACGTCGCATCGGCCCGTCGTGCCAGCCGGGCCGCGGCCTCCACGCCCTCCAGCGGTGGCAGGCTCGCGAAGACGATGTCGGGCCGCTCCATCGCGCCCGTGGCGATCGCGTCGCTGGCGAGCCGTTCGAACGACCGGCCGAAGTCGGCGTGGCTGCGCAGTCGGGCAAGCGAGACGTTTTTCGTGTACGGCCGGACGGGGACTGCACGCACGCAAAATCCCTCGTCCTCGCGGATGCCGTGGTCCACGGTTCGCCGCGCCTTGCGGCGGTGGCTCCAGTCGGCCGTCCACCAAGTGACGTCATGACCGCGGGCGGCCAGGATTCGGGCCAGCGTCCAGTATCGCAGCGGCGGCAGGCCCTCGCCCGGGACGTCGTCGAACGGATTGACGAGCCAGACGGTGAGTGGCCGGGGGGCCAGTGGCTCGGGGGCGGGACTGGGCATCGCGAAAGCCTAACAAACGGCCCGCCGGAGACGCAGGGCCGCGCGCCCCGCTCGGGCGCGGCGCGGATTCCCGCCGGGAGTCGCCTCAGGTCGCCTGCAGTGGTTCGACCGTGTTGATCTGAATCAAGGCGCAGAAAACGAAGCGGTCCTGCTCAGGGGAAAGCTCAGGGGAAAAAGGTGACAGCCACCATTTGACGACAAATGGTGGCTGTCACCTTTTTCCCGACGCTCATCGGGAAGATCTCAAGCTCCTCAAAAAGTGTACACGAGCATATAAGACGTCTTCCCGCGCGTTGTTCAACTCCCTGCGCGCTCGCCGAAGGGGCGGTCACTCCCAGGCGCAGAGTGACTCGACGTGCGCCGCGGAACCGTCGCGGAGCCAGCCGTCGAGCTGGGCCACGTCCTTGAGCTGCTGGCCGCGCTGCCGTGGCACGACGAAAAACCGGCACGACACCTCCGGCAGCGCCGACATGTCGCCCCACAGCTTCTCGAACTGGGCGACGGGGAAGACATCCTCCTGCCCCTGGCCCCAGCGTTTTTTCACGTCCTTGAGCGTCACATACGTCGGCACGCGCTGGGCCACGCGGCGAATCGCGCCGGCGACCCGGGCCTCGTCCCCGAGATCGCCGCGGCCGAGGCCAAAAACATCCAGCAGCCGATCGATGTCGATCCACGTCGAGAGTGTGTTGTAGAAGCGAAGCTTGAACTCGTCCTCCTCGCGGGGCATCGCCAGCCCCTCGACGAGCCGCGGCCGCCCGTTGACCTTTGCCAGGCCGCCGCCCCGATCCTCGATCCGCCGGGTGATCACCTCGTATGACAGGCAGGAGCCGCCGGCAATGTGGCGGCCGAGGAGGGTTGGATCGAGGTCGGCGCCGACCGTGTCGATGTTGTGCAGGAAGAGCCACCGCAGCTGCGGCCGCTCGGCGAGCAGGCCGGCCAGCACGCCGTTGCGGAGCATGTTTGGGATCTCATACCAGTGCCCCACCGGATGGAGACACTGCGAGGGGAGGTTGGCGGTGTAGTCGCTTCCCTCGCCGGCCTGCTCGGCCCAGCCGATGAGCGCGGCATGGAGGCTTTCCCGAACCTTTTGCTTTTGCTCATCGAGCATCTGGTGGGCGGTCTCCTCCCACGCAAACCGTAGGTCGCGGGTCATCGGCACGAGCCGTAGGCCGACGGCCCGGCCTGGCGAGAGCGTGACGGCGACGTCGGCGGGCGTGTCGCGGCCGAGGGCGGCGGCGATCTGGTCGTGCGTCAGGTGGCTCGTCGTCACGACATGCGGCACAGCCACTCCGGCGCGGCGGCCCGTGGCCCGCGTCTTGGCGAGATGCACGTCGAGAAACGAGCGGTGCCGGCCGGCGAACTTGCAGAACGGGTTCAAGGCCTTGACCACGCCCGCGCCCTGCGTCCAGCGGCTGCCGACGCCGGCGGCGA
Coding sequences within:
- a CDS encoding ABC transporter ATP-binding protein, with product MAQPHAHGAPHKRPLARLADALRFERDDVWIVALFATAVGILSIVAPAAIEALVNTVAFGVQLWPVIVLSGVMFVFLALSAALRAMQMYVVECLQRRFFVRTADAFADHFSRAEIAAFDGRNPTDIVNRFFEVASVQKAVATLLVDGVGVVMITLVGLAVLAFYHPYLLTFAAVMAGLVLFLFFVLGIGGVRTSIAESYAKFDVAAWLEELAKCPHTFRFGRGGELAHQRADDLADAYVAARRRHFSVVWRQTLFALLLEAVAMTILLGLGGWLVIQRQLTLGQLVAGELIVALVLAAISKSGKYIETFYDLQASLDKLGVIEQLPLERTGGEILPAADSPMRVVIEVRARRPGHEAAEMRRLEIGPGERVAITGPSGSGKTWLLETLALLRVPTEGLLEFDGLDARSLDRAATRLQVAYVGQSETFADTVAENIRVGRDELSAADVRRALEMVSLADTVARLPEGVSTPLASDGLPLSVNDISRLSIARAIAGRPRLLLVNGMLDRLDMRSCPEVLDSLFDRAAPWTLVIVTARDDIKARCDRAVEWS
- the wbiG gene encoding epimerase/dehydratase — protein: MNVLVTGASGFVGRGLLHFLAMRDVGGVATGRIAPTGLPPGWRGAPRTDVLTAQVDVGGIDTVVHLEVKQHVPRPSPADEADFYRVNVGGTEEWLTWAARRNVRQFVHLSTIKAVAAASTPQTEAAPLAPNTAYGRSKAAAELAIQRWAAENATRQAVILRPAPVYGPGNEANLAAFVRQILAGKPCLIGRGETRKSVVSRTNLAAAIAFAAEQHGPGCEIFNVSDRETPSLSELAHLIAELAHAPRPRSIPGTLALVVAGTGDLYEALTGRSFPLTSARLRAIRETSVFPSDKLVAAGYRHPQSTREGLAEMLDWVTKQG